The genomic window GCCTTTACTTGGCTTTTGCAACAAAAGGCATTGTTCCTCAGAAGTTAAAATACAATTGGTTATCCGTTGCAACTTCATCACCCCACGTTCCTAATTCTATAGTATACAGTTAAATGAGAAAAGCGACAATGATTCTCCCTTCTTCAAAAACGACAAAAAAAGGAGCACGGATTCCATCCGCGCTCATCAAGAAAACTCTATAATAAAAAAGGGGGTCAATTACAATTCTTATTTTAGCACCCCTCTGTTTCAAATAGGTTACAGATACTTTAAAAGAAAATATCTTTATTCTGAGATGACTTTTTTCTGGTCGTCTAAATGCTCAAGGTAATGTTGAACATTTTGCGCGGCTATAGACCCATCACCTGTAGCTGTTACAATTTGGCGAAGTGATTTTTCTCGAACGTCTCCAGCAGCGAATACGCCTGGGATTTTTGTTTCCATTTCTTCGTTCGTTTCAATATAGCCTTCTTCGTTGGTAATAGAAAGGTTTTTAACACTTTCGTTAAGTGGCAACATCCCAATATAGACGAACACACCGTCTGCACTCATAGTAGATGTCTCACCTGTCTCTGTATCTTCCAAGGTAACGCCGCCAACTTTTCCGTCTTTCTCATTAATCTCGGTTACGACTTTATTCCAAACAAATTCGACTTTATCATTGGCAAAAGCGCGATCTTGTAGTATCTTTTGGGCACGAAGTTGATCACGTCGATGCACAATCGTTACTTTTGATGCAAAGCGAGTTAAATAAACGGCTTCTTCTACTGCTGAATCTC from Shouchella hunanensis includes these protein-coding regions:
- the trxB gene encoding thioredoxin-disulfide reductase; this translates as MSTETIYDVIIAGAGPAGMTAAVYTSRANLKTLMLERGMPGGQMANTEEVENYPGFDHILGPDLSNKMFEHAKKFGAEYGYGDIKEIIDEGDTKKIIAGSKEYRARAVIVSTGAEYKKLGIPGEQELGGRGVSYCAVCDGAFFKERELIVVGGGDSAVEEAVYLTRFASKVTIVHRRDQLRAQKILQDRAFANDKVEFVWNKVVTEINEKDGKVGGVTLEDTETGETSTMSADGVFVYIGMLPLNESVKNLSITNEEGYIETNEEMETKIPGVFAAGDVREKSLRQIVTATGDGSIAAQNVQHYLEHLDDQKKVISE